The following is a genomic window from Syntrophaceae bacterium.
TCCTGAACAGGTCCAGGAGGACCATGCTGTCCGTCCCGCCCGAGACCCCGACGAGGATCCGGTCGCCCGCCTCGATCATGCCGTACTCCTCCGCGACGGCCTCGAACCACTTGTTGAGGTGATTGTGGAGCCGGGTTCGCTTCTCCCCGTTCGGTTGCCAGTCGTTCACCGCATCAATCCCTGCCCTGCGTCCGCGTTCCCGGAATCGTATACCACATCGGCGGGTTGAAGCAAACCCCTATCGGGCGCAGTTCGCCTTGCAAAATTCCGGGGTTTGGGATAAGACGAGGCGGCCCCGAAGGAAGACGATATTCACCCTCGCCCGGACCCTCTCTCAACAGGTTGAAGAGAGACCGGGGAAGGGGCCGCTTGAGGGAGAAAATTCTTCCCCCTCCTTCGCTTCCTGCCCCCGCCGGGGCAGGAGAACGGGGGAAAGGGGTATTGCCAGGAGGAGACATGAGCGAAATCATCCGGGTACATGCGCGGGAGATCCTCGATTCGAGGGGCAACCCCACGATCGAGGCGGAGGTCATGCTGTTGTCGGGCATCATCGGGAGGGCGGCGGTGCCCTCGGGGGCCTCCACGGGGGAGCGCGAGGCCGTGGAGCTGCGGGACGGCAACAAGAGCCGCTATCTCGGCAAGGGCGTCCAGAAGGCGGTGCAAAACGTCATCCAGAAGATCGGCCCCGAGCTCGTGGGGATGGACGTCTTCCAGCAGCGACGGATCGACCAGGCGATGATCGAGCTCGACGGGACGGAGAACAAGCGCGTCCTCGGGGCCAACGCCATCCTCGCCGTGTCGCTGGCCTGCGCGAAGGCCGCCGCACAGAGGCTGGGAATGCCCCTGTACCGCTACATCGGCGGCGTCTCGGCGAGGGAAATCCCCCTGCCGCACGTCAACATCCTCAACGGCGGCGTGCACGCCCCCAACAACGTGGATCTCCAGGAGTTCATGATCATGCCCGTGGGGGCCCGGAGCTTCCGCGAGGGGATCCGGATGTGCGCCGAGGTCTTCCACCGCCTGCGCGAGGTCCTCAGGGCCAAGGGCTACAACACGGCCGTGGGGGACGAGGGAGGGTTCGCGCCTGACCTGAAATCCAACGAGGAGGCCCTCGTCCTCATCGTCGAGGCGATCAAGAAGGCCGGATACGAGCCCGGCGGCAACGTCTGCATCGCGCTGGACCCGGCGGCCAGCTCTTTCTACCGGAAGGGCAAGTACATCCTGGCGGCCGAGAAGAAGCCCGAAAAGACCGCCGAGGAGATGGTGCAATTCTACGCCGGCCTCATCCGGAAGTACCCCATCCTCTCCATCGAGGACGGTCTCGCGGAGGGAGACTGGGACGGCTGGAAGCTCATGACGGATGAGCTGGGGAAGAAGATCCAGATCGTGGGCGACGACATCTTCGTGACGAACAAGAAGATCGTCGAGAAGGGAATCCGGCAGGGCATCGCCAACTCGGTGCTGATCAAGCTCAACCAGATCGGCACGCTGTCGGAAACCCTCGAGACGATCGAGACGGCCAAGACGGCGGGCTACACCACCGTCGTCTCCCACCGCTCGGGCGAGACCGAGGACACGGCCATGGCCGACGTGGCCGTGGCCATGAACTGCGGGCAGATCAAGAGCGGCTCCACCTCCCGCAGCGAGCGCCTGGCGAAGTACAACCGCCTGCTGCGCATCGAGGAGGAACTCGGGACGGCCGCGGTCTACCGGGGACGCAAGGCGCTGTACAGCGTGAAGCCGGCATAGGGCTTGCAACACAAGACAAAACGAAGGCCCGATTCCGCTGCACGGCAGAA
Proteins encoded in this region:
- the eno gene encoding phosphopyruvate hydratase, with the protein product MSEIIRVHAREILDSRGNPTIEAEVMLLSGIIGRAAVPSGASTGEREAVELRDGNKSRYLGKGVQKAVQNVIQKIGPELVGMDVFQQRRIDQAMIELDGTENKRVLGANAILAVSLACAKAAAQRLGMPLYRYIGGVSAREIPLPHVNILNGGVHAPNNVDLQEFMIMPVGARSFREGIRMCAEVFHRLREVLRAKGYNTAVGDEGGFAPDLKSNEEALVLIVEAIKKAGYEPGGNVCIALDPAASSFYRKGKYILAAEKKPEKTAEEMVQFYAGLIRKYPILSIEDGLAEGDWDGWKLMTDELGKKIQIVGDDIFVTNKKIVEKGIRQGIANSVLIKLNQIGTLSETLETIETAKTAGYTTVVSHRSGETEDTAMADVAVAMNCGQIKSGSTSRSERLAKYNRLLRIEEELGTAAVYRGRKALYSVKPA